The following coding sequences are from one Eublepharis macularius isolate TG4126 chromosome 19, MPM_Emac_v1.0, whole genome shotgun sequence window:
- the TUBA1A gene encoding tubulin alpha-1A chain, whose product MRECISIHVGQAGVQIGNACWELYCLEHGIQPDGQMPSDKTIGGGDDSFNTFFSETGAGKHVPRAVFVDLEPTVIDEVRTGTYRQLFHPEQLITGKEDAANNYARGHYTIGKEIIDLVLDRIRKLADQCTGLQGFLVFHSFGGGTGSGFTSLLMERLSVDYGKKSKLEFSIYPAPQVSTAVVEPYNSILTTHTTLEHSDCAFMVDNEAIYDICRRNLDIERPTYTNLNRLIGQIVSSITASLRFDGALNVDLTEFQTNLVPYPRIHFPLATYAPVISAEKAYHEQLSVAEITNACFEPANQMVKCDPRHGKYMACCLLYRGDVVPKDVNAAIATIKTKRTIQFVDWCPTGFKVGINYQPPTVVPGGDLAKVQRAVCMLSNTTAIAEAWARLDHKFDLMYAKRAFVHWYVGEGMEEGEFSEAREDMAALEKDYEEVGVDSVEGEGEEEGEEY is encoded by the exons ATG CGTGAGTGCATCTCCATCCACGTTGGCCAGGCCGGTGTCCAGATCGGCAATGCCTGCTGGGAGCTCTACTGCCTTGAACACGGCATTCAGCCCGATGGGCAGATGCCCAGCGACAAGACCATCGGGGGAGGGGACGACTCCTTCAACACGTTCTTCAGCGAGACGGGCGCTGGCAAGCATGTCCCCAGGGCCGTCTTTGTGGACTTGGAGCCAACAGTCATTG ATGAAGTGCGCACGGGGACCTACCGCCAGCTCTTCCACCCGGAGCAGCTCATCACAGGCAAGGAAGATGCTGCCAACAACTATGCCCGGGGCCATTACACCATCGGCAAGGAGATCATTGACTTGGTTCTGGACAGGATCCGGAAGCTC GCTGACCAATGCACAGGTCTCCAGGGCTTCCTGGTCTTCCACAGCTTTGGTGGCGGCACCGGCTCTGGTTTCACTTCCTTGCTGATGGAGCGTCTGTCGGTCGACTATGGCAAGAAGTCCAAGCTGGAGTTCTCCATCTACCCAGCTCCTCAAGTCTCCACCGCTGTCGTCGAGCCCTACAACTCCATCCTGACCACCCACACGACCTTGGAGCATTCGGACTGTGCCTTCATGGTGGACAACGAGGCCATCTATGACATCTGCCGCAGGAACCTGGACATCGAACGCCCCACCTACACCAATCTGAACAGGTTGATAGGCCAGATTGTGTCCTCCATCACCGCCTCCCTGCGATTTGATGGTGCCCTGAATGTAGACCTGACTGAATTCCAGACAAATTTGGTGCCCTATCCCCGCATCCATTTCCCTCTGGCCACCTATGCCCCGGTCATCTCTGCTGAGAAAGCTTACCACGAACAGCTCTCTGTAGCAGAGATCACCAACGCTTGCTTCGAGCCGGCCAACCAGATGGTGAAATGTGACCCTCGCCACGGTAAATACATGGCCTGCTGCCTGTTGTACCGAGGTGACGTTGTTCCCAAAGATGTCAATGCTGCTATTGCCACCATCAAGACCAAGCGTACAATCCAGTTTGTGGACTGGTGCCCCACGGGTTTCAAGGTTGGTATCAACTACCAGCCCCCCACTGTGGTCCCTGGGGGAGACCTGGCCAAAGTGCAGCGTGCCGTGTGCATGCTGAGCAACACCACGGCCATTGCCGAGGCCTGGGCTCGCCTGGACCACAAGTTTGACCTGATGTATGCCAAGCGTGCCTTTGTCCACTGGTACGTAGGGGAGGGGATGGAGGAAGGAGAGTTCTCGGAGGCTCGGGAGGACATGGCTGCCCTGGAGAAGGATTACGAGGAGGTTGGAGTGGATTCTGTTGAAGGAGAAGGtgaggaggaaggagaggaatACTAA